Proteins encoded in a region of the Marinococcus sp. PL1-022 genome:
- the pucD gene encoding xanthine dehydrogenase subunit D codes for MKQPEHQRRPDAAPKVTGSLKYLTDRFEENMLIGKVLRSEYPHARIKNIDTSAAESVPGVHAVLTHHDIPGLNRFGIVIPDQPVFCEDKVRYTGDAVAAVAAESAEAADQALAAVAVEYEPLSVLDAVDKALAPEAEQLHEAGNILHEASYTRGDLQEGFAECTCIVEETYQLPRQMHGYMETEGGLVVPEKDGGISVYMATQHGFKDRFQLSRILDVPEEKIRIISSPIGGSFGGKDELNLQPYGAMLALKTGRPVRLHNTREESVLAGLKRHPMAITMRTGADAGGRVLAHETTIHADTGAYATLGPAILEFAVEHASGLYPIPNITTTGVSVFTNNGVAGEFRGFGGNQVTFALEGQMDRLAEKLEMKGTELRAKNMRKPSDAGPLGQGIAPTDGGQMILEDVTAWQQLPLSNTEETPWVKNGRGGAVSMHGGGLGYGRLDPSGGRLALTKEGKLEAAFGFEECGQGIVAVIVKVMKDTFSCNKEDIEITIGDTNKVPVSGSTTASRGTSMVWTAVENMKASFRRQLLAEASRVTGTPSADLYLGAGGVHKRGTEPSLFLSYRALAEYVQDGDIETHTSFDFPVTPDEIDSGHYLYSFGGVSAEVEVNLLTGTIRVLDLKQSVSAGPVMYPQGYRGQIEGGGIMALGYTLMEDAVMDGGHYQTENFDTYLMPGIKDLPDHVTVKPREEVMEGDIHGPRGVGEIGTIAVAPAIAEAVYQAIGARPAKLPVSREWVLQQIQQRGLLPWNKPEKIPGA; via the coding sequence ATGAAACAGCCAGAACATCAGCGCCGGCCGGACGCTGCACCGAAAGTAACCGGATCCTTAAAATATTTAACCGACCGCTTTGAAGAAAATATGCTGATCGGAAAGGTGCTGCGAAGCGAATACCCGCATGCCCGTATCAAAAATATCGATACGTCAGCGGCTGAATCGGTGCCGGGAGTTCATGCGGTGCTGACCCATCATGACATACCGGGGTTAAATCGCTTTGGTATAGTTATACCGGACCAGCCCGTATTTTGTGAGGACAAAGTACGCTATACAGGGGATGCAGTGGCTGCGGTGGCAGCAGAATCAGCGGAAGCGGCAGATCAGGCGCTGGCCGCTGTAGCAGTGGAATACGAGCCGCTGTCTGTGCTTGATGCGGTCGACAAAGCGCTGGCTCCCGAAGCGGAGCAGCTGCATGAAGCTGGGAACATCCTGCATGAAGCTTCCTATACACGCGGGGATCTGCAGGAGGGCTTTGCGGAATGCACCTGTATTGTCGAAGAAACGTACCAGCTCCCCCGTCAAATGCACGGCTACATGGAAACAGAAGGCGGGCTGGTTGTCCCGGAAAAAGACGGAGGCATTTCCGTATACATGGCTACGCAGCACGGATTTAAAGACCGCTTTCAGCTGTCGAGAATTCTGGACGTCCCGGAAGAGAAAATACGCATCATTTCGAGTCCGATCGGCGGATCATTTGGCGGCAAGGATGAGCTGAATCTGCAGCCTTACGGAGCAATGCTGGCACTGAAAACAGGCCGTCCTGTCCGGCTGCACAACACCCGGGAGGAGTCGGTGCTGGCAGGATTGAAGCGACACCCGATGGCGATTACGATGCGGACCGGAGCAGATGCAGGCGGCCGCGTCCTGGCGCACGAAACGACAATTCATGCGGATACTGGGGCTTATGCCACACTTGGTCCGGCGATTCTGGAATTTGCTGTTGAGCATGCAAGCGGGCTGTATCCGATCCCAAATATTACGACCACCGGAGTTTCCGTGTTCACCAATAACGGTGTTGCCGGTGAGTTTCGCGGGTTTGGCGGCAATCAGGTCACGTTTGCGCTTGAGGGGCAGATGGACCGGCTGGCTGAAAAGCTTGAAATGAAGGGAACGGAGCTGCGTGCCAAAAATATGAGAAAGCCTTCCGATGCCGGTCCGCTCGGCCAGGGAATTGCTCCGACGGATGGCGGACAGATGATACTTGAAGATGTCACCGCCTGGCAGCAGCTGCCGCTGAGTAACACAGAAGAAACTCCGTGGGTGAAAAATGGCCGGGGAGGCGCGGTCTCGATGCATGGAGGCGGTCTTGGCTACGGACGGCTGGATCCTTCCGGCGGGCGGCTTGCCCTCACAAAGGAAGGAAAGCTTGAAGCTGCTTTCGGATTTGAAGAATGCGGCCAGGGCATTGTAGCGGTAATTGTAAAGGTGATGAAGGACACATTTTCCTGCAACAAAGAAGATATAGAAATTACGATCGGTGACACGAACAAAGTGCCGGTCTCGGGGTCAACGACCGCTTCACGCGGAACGAGCATGGTTTGGACAGCTGTGGAAAATATGAAGGCATCCTTTCGCAGACAGCTGCTGGCAGAAGCATCGAGAGTGACCGGGACGCCCTCAGCGGATTTATATCTGGGGGCAGGTGGTGTCCATAAAAGAGGAACAGAGCCCTCGCTCTTTTTAAGCTACAGGGCGCTGGCGGAATATGTACAGGACGGGGACATTGAAACGCACACGTCGTTTGATTTTCCGGTGACGCCGGATGAAATTGACTCCGGTCATTATTTGTATTCCTTCGGCGGCGTAAGCGCAGAGGTGGAGGTGAATCTTTTAACCGGCACCATACGGGTGCTTGATTTGAAACAGTCTGTGTCTGCCGGTCCAGTCATGTATCCGCAGGGGTACAGAGGACAGATTGAAGGCGGCGGCATCATGGCGCTTGGGTATACGTTGATGGAGGATGCTGTAATGGACGGAGGTCACTATCAGACGGAAAATTTCGATACGTATCTGATGCCGGGAATAAAGGACCTGCCGGATCATGTGACGGTCAAGCCGCGTGAAGAAGTGATGGAAGGGGATATTCACGGACCGAGGGGTGTTGGGGAAATAGGGACAATTGCGGTGGCGCCGGCCATTGCGGAAGCAGTTTACCAGGCCATTGGGGCCCGGCCGGCAAAGCTTCCTGTTTCCAGAGAATGGGTACTGCAACAGATTCAGCAAAGGGGGCTTCTGCCTTGGAACAAACCAGAAAAGATTCCCGGGGCATAG
- a CDS encoding chromate transporter: protein MQWKIFLAFFRVGIFGYGGGPASIPLVQKEVVEHYNWMTDEEFGDTLAIANTLPGPIVTKLAGYIGYSRGGILGALNGVTAIVAPTALLMILFFSILSQYRDASWVSGLANGVLPVVTVLMGVLTWGFIKKSGGDLGWVKTIAFIIGAAVVLGVLGVHPAIVIAVLLIAALVQKDPAKREEETST from the coding sequence ATGCAGTGGAAAATTTTTCTGGCCTTCTTCCGGGTTGGCATTTTTGGCTATGGGGGAGGCCCGGCGTCGATTCCACTTGTGCAAAAAGAAGTGGTGGAGCACTATAACTGGATGACCGACGAGGAGTTCGGCGATACACTCGCGATTGCCAATACGCTGCCGGGACCGATCGTCACCAAGCTTGCCGGCTATATCGGCTACAGCCGCGGCGGCATTCTTGGGGCACTGAACGGAGTGACGGCGATCGTCGCCCCGACGGCACTGTTAATGATTTTGTTTTTCAGCATCCTGTCCCAGTACCGGGACGCTTCATGGGTGAGCGGCCTGGCAAACGGAGTGCTGCCCGTAGTGACGGTGCTGATGGGAGTGCTGACCTGGGGGTTTATTAAAAAATCCGGCGGCGACCTGGGATGGGTAAAGACGATCGCATTTATCATTGGAGCCGCTGTGGTGCTTGGTGTGCTCGGAGTGCATCCCGCAATCGTTATTGCCGTGCTTCTGATTGCAGCACTGGTGCAGAAGGATCCGGCTAAACGAGAGGAGGAGACCTCCACGTGA
- a CDS encoding (2Fe-2S)-binding protein produces the protein MEHREGRYACTFRVNGEEVTVAASPMDRVVDLLRDQLHETGTKISCGIGRCGACSIWVDGRLTSSCLLLAYQVEGKEVTTIEGMGTEERCSIVQEAFMNEGGFQCGYCTPGMIMAAESLLRHTPDPDDEEIREGLAGNICRCTGYSSIIRAVKAAAANLQ, from the coding sequence ATAGAGCACCGGGAGGGCAGGTATGCGTGCACCTTCCGCGTCAACGGGGAAGAGGTGACTGTCGCTGCTTCTCCCATGGACCGGGTTGTCGATCTTTTAAGAGACCAGCTGCATGAAACAGGCACGAAAATTTCCTGCGGTATCGGCCGGTGCGGAGCTTGTTCGATCTGGGTGGATGGCCGGCTTACAAGCTCCTGTCTGCTGCTTGCCTACCAGGTGGAAGGCAAAGAAGTAACGACCATCGAGGGCATGGGTACAGAGGAGCGCTGCAGTATAGTACAGGAAGCATTTATGAACGAAGGAGGCTTTCAGTGCGGCTACTGTACGCCGGGCATGATTATGGCCGCGGAGTCGCTTCTCAGGCACACACCGGACCCGGATGATGAAGAAATCCGGGAAGGGCTGGCCGGCAACATCTGCAGGTGTACCGGCTACAGTAGTATTATACGGGCGGTGAAAGCAGCAGCCGCCAATCTTCAGTAA
- a CDS encoding amidase: MNKQEAFMNKKLRLEPTRSGNLSDYTFAVKDVFAIHGEKTSAGHPEWLRTHPENTATAPSIERLLRSGAALAGTTISDELMYSLHGDNVHYGMPVNPADPEAIPGGSSSGSASAAASGSVDFALGTDTGGSVRVPSSYCGLYGIRPTHGAVSLEGVVPLAPSFDTVGWMSRNPKVLQQVGEALLPSGEAETPYRTIWWEEEAWADYADEHKQALGKVFSAVQAQAETLNENRLAEDSLAEWAEVFRLQQAVEIGEVHRKWIEEHKPSFGPGVRDRFAFATDTRREDYPHIFEKRKQLQHEVQQRLGNDTVMVIPTVPGPAPKIQTGESEIQAVRKRTMQLTCIAGIGGLPQVTIPVEGPGGAPISISIIAGRHDDRRLLSFVQHVVRHLQHSEL, from the coding sequence ATGAATAAACAGGAAGCGTTTATGAATAAAAAGCTGCGGCTCGAACCTACGAGAAGCGGTAACCTTTCCGACTATACGTTTGCCGTGAAAGACGTATTCGCGATTCACGGCGAAAAAACGTCGGCGGGCCATCCGGAATGGCTTCGAACCCATCCGGAAAACACAGCTACTGCGCCGTCGATTGAACGCCTGCTCCGGAGCGGGGCGGCACTGGCTGGAACGACCATCAGCGACGAATTAATGTACAGCCTGCACGGTGATAACGTCCATTACGGCATGCCGGTCAATCCGGCCGATCCGGAAGCAATACCAGGCGGTTCCTCGAGCGGATCGGCGTCAGCGGCGGCGTCCGGCAGCGTCGATTTTGCCCTTGGCACCGATACAGGTGGCTCGGTGCGCGTGCCATCGTCCTATTGCGGCCTGTACGGCATACGTCCGACACACGGAGCCGTCTCCCTTGAGGGTGTCGTTCCACTCGCTCCAAGCTTTGATACCGTCGGGTGGATGAGCAGGAACCCCAAGGTTTTACAGCAGGTCGGGGAGGCACTGCTTCCATCAGGGGAAGCAGAAACACCGTACCGGACGATCTGGTGGGAGGAAGAGGCCTGGGCTGATTATGCCGATGAACATAAGCAGGCGCTTGGAAAAGTATTTTCTGCAGTGCAGGCGCAGGCAGAAACACTAAATGAAAACAGGCTGGCTGAGGATTCGCTTGCCGAATGGGCCGAAGTCTTCCGGCTGCAGCAGGCCGTGGAAATTGGAGAGGTGCACCGGAAATGGATCGAAGAGCATAAACCGTCATTTGGGCCCGGAGTCCGGGACCGTTTTGCATTTGCCACCGACACCCGGCGGGAGGATTATCCCCATATATTTGAAAAACGAAAGCAGCTGCAGCACGAGGTGCAGCAACGACTTGGGAATGACACGGTGATGGTGATCCCGACTGTTCCCGGGCCGGCGCCGAAAATTCAGACCGGAGAGAGTGAAATCCAGGCGGTGCGGAAGCGTACGATGCAGCTGACCTGTATTGCAGGTATTGGCGGGCTGCCGCAGGTGACCATTCCGGTGGAAGGACCGGGTGGAGCCCCGATCTCGATTTCGATTATTGCAGGCCGGCACGATGACCGCCGGCTGCTGTCCTTTGTCCAGCATGTCGTCCGGCATCTTCAACATTCTGAATTATAA
- a CDS encoding SDR family oxidoreductase: MTTLVTGVSHDQGIGAAVCRLLAERGENIIFTTWGSDIDWAAEFKLHLENRGIEIYYIEADFSNPGAPDELIDQLNELPLFPTALVNNAAYSANDSYERLNGESLDEHYYVNMRTPFLLSTKIAQRWIDFGISGKIVNLTSGQDLGPMVNEIAYVSTKAAVRAFTESLAAELAPYDINVNAVNPGPTNTGWMDPAMEKELSKKFSKGRIGQPEDAAKAIAFLLSDESDWIVGQVIHSEGGFLRS, encoded by the coding sequence ATGACAACACTAGTAACCGGAGTGAGCCATGATCAGGGAATAGGTGCTGCCGTCTGCCGTCTGCTTGCCGAGCGGGGGGAAAATATTATTTTCACTACCTGGGGCTCAGATATCGACTGGGCTGCAGAATTTAAACTGCATCTCGAAAACCGTGGCATCGAAATTTATTATATCGAAGCCGATTTCTCGAACCCGGGCGCACCGGATGAACTCATCGACCAGCTGAACGAACTGCCGCTGTTTCCGACCGCGCTCGTCAACAACGCTGCCTACTCGGCCAACGACAGCTACGAGCGTCTGAACGGGGAATCGCTTGACGAGCATTATTACGTTAATATGCGTACTCCTTTTCTGCTTAGTACGAAAATCGCCCAGCGGTGGATTGATTTTGGCATCAGCGGAAAAATTGTAAACCTGACCTCCGGGCAGGACCTCGGCCCGATGGTAAACGAAATCGCCTATGTATCGACGAAGGCAGCGGTTCGGGCATTTACCGAATCCCTTGCCGCCGAGCTCGCCCCGTATGATATCAACGTTAACGCCGTCAATCCGGGCCCGACTAACACCGGGTGGATGGACCCGGCCATGGAAAAAGAGCTGTCGAAAAAATTCAGCAAAGGCCGGATTGGACAGCCGGAAGACGCGGCCAAAGCTATTGCCTTTCTGCTGTCGGACGAGTCAGACTGGATCGTCGGACAGGTGATTCACTCCGAAGGCGGATTTTTGCGCAGCTAA
- a CDS encoding GntR family transcriptional regulator: protein MNQPSLHVSTLRTEVYNLLKQQIIQGERRPGEKVTIRKIAEDFGVSTMPVREAITTLKTEGFLFEEKRSVYVIRLSASEVRELFAIRNKLEELAVAWAFEQMNEENLHRLKKRIAEMDQHASEPVEWRKQNRLFHQIWYEASRSEPLIKSLEYVWSRIEAYMNIYTNIESDVHSIHMSQEEHKQMLALLQENKREELLRLNKEHAEKTAEAIIQAISEEDSTNE, encoded by the coding sequence GTGAATCAACCGTCTTTGCACGTCTCAACGTTACGTACAGAAGTATACAATCTGCTGAAGCAGCAAATTATTCAGGGAGAGCGGCGTCCGGGAGAGAAGGTAACCATCCGGAAGATTGCTGAGGATTTCGGGGTGAGCACGATGCCGGTCCGGGAAGCGATCACGACGCTGAAAACTGAAGGATTTCTGTTTGAAGAAAAACGAAGTGTTTATGTAATCCGACTGTCTGCCAGCGAAGTCCGTGAGCTGTTTGCTATCCGTAATAAGCTCGAAGAACTGGCGGTGGCATGGGCCTTTGAACAGATGAATGAAGAAAACCTGCACAGGCTGAAGAAGCGAATCGCGGAGATGGACCAGCACGCTTCGGAACCGGTGGAGTGGAGAAAGCAGAATCGTTTGTTTCATCAGATATGGTATGAGGCTTCCCGTTCGGAGCCGCTGATAAAATCGCTCGAATACGTATGGAGCCGGATTGAAGCGTACATGAACATCTATACAAATATTGAATCAGACGTGCATTCGATCCACATGTCCCAGGAAGAGCATAAACAGATGCTGGCTCTGCTGCAGGAGAATAAACGCGAAGAACTGCTCCGTTTAAACAAAGAGCACGCGGAAAAAACGGCGGAAGCCATTATTCAGGCCATTTCCGAGGAGGATTCAACAAATGAATAA
- a CDS encoding gamma-glutamyltransferase family protein has translation MISFDPHHHPYASYRTPTYGKKGMVATSQPLASQIGLDILKKGGNAVDAAVAVAASLTVLEPTSNGIGGDAFALVWMDGELHGLNASGYAPEALSINGLYKDGYDEMPKRGPVPITVPGAPAAWAELSRAFGKLPFSELIAPAVAYAEEGYPVASTLATLWDSAFETLEKELDPTVFADWSRVFAPDGRTPTAGELWRSSGHAETLKEIADTKAESFYRGDLAKKIDTYMREQGGYLRAKDLALYKPEWVNPISVHYKGYDVWEIPPNGQGIVALMALNILKGHDFQERDSINTLHYQMEAMKLAFVDGEEYVAQSDAMTRSTEELLSDAYGEARRGEIGNEAKVPEAGDPYGGGTVYLATADGEGNMVSFIQSNYMGFGSGMVVPETGIALHNRAHNFSMDEKHANGLMPGKRPYHTIIPGFLTKGSNPVGPFGVMGEFMQPQGHMQMIMNTIDFGLHPQAALDAPRWQWKRDTLITVEPDFSRAAAQALSRKGHTIKIETESSSFGRGQIIWRDPETGVLCGGSESRTDGNVAAW, from the coding sequence ATGATTTCATTTGATCCGCACCATCATCCCTACGCCTCCTACCGCACGCCAACGTACGGCAAAAAAGGCATGGTCGCCACATCACAGCCGCTTGCTTCCCAGATAGGTCTCGACATTTTAAAAAAAGGAGGCAACGCTGTGGATGCAGCCGTCGCTGTGGCAGCAAGCCTGACTGTGCTCGAACCGACCTCCAACGGCATTGGAGGGGACGCCTTTGCACTCGTCTGGATGGATGGTGAGCTTCACGGCCTGAATGCCAGCGGCTATGCGCCGGAGGCGCTTTCCATCAACGGGCTGTATAAAGACGGCTACGATGAAATGCCAAAGCGGGGGCCGGTACCGATCACCGTGCCCGGGGCTCCGGCCGCATGGGCAGAGCTCTCACGTGCTTTCGGAAAGCTTCCATTTTCCGAATTGATCGCCCCGGCTGTGGCTTACGCCGAGGAAGGCTATCCGGTAGCTTCGACGCTCGCAACGCTGTGGGATTCTGCCTTTGAGACGCTGGAAAAGGAACTTGATCCAACAGTGTTTGCCGACTGGAGCCGGGTGTTCGCCCCGGACGGCCGCACACCGACAGCAGGGGAGCTGTGGAGATCCAGCGGGCATGCGGAAACGTTAAAGGAAATCGCTGACACAAAGGCAGAATCGTTTTACCGCGGAGATCTGGCAAAAAAAATAGATACCTACATGAGAGAGCAGGGAGGCTATCTGCGCGCCAAGGATCTGGCGCTGTATAAGCCGGAGTGGGTGAATCCGATTTCGGTGCATTACAAAGGCTATGACGTATGGGAGATTCCACCGAACGGTCAGGGGATTGTGGCGTTAATGGCACTGAACATATTAAAAGGGCATGATTTTCAGGAGCGCGACAGCATTAACACCCTTCATTATCAAATGGAGGCGATGAAGCTTGCGTTTGTGGACGGAGAGGAATATGTGGCCCAGTCGGATGCCATGACCCGGAGCACCGAAGAACTGCTCTCGGATGCATACGGAGAGGCCCGGCGCGGTGAAATTGGAAACGAAGCGAAGGTCCCCGAAGCAGGGGATCCATACGGCGGCGGCACGGTATATCTTGCCACGGCTGACGGGGAAGGCAACATGGTGTCGTTTATCCAGAGCAATTACATGGGCTTCGGCTCAGGAATGGTCGTGCCGGAGACCGGAATTGCCCTGCATAACCGGGCGCACAACTTTTCCATGGATGAAAAGCACGCCAATGGGCTGATGCCCGGCAAGCGTCCGTACCATACGATCATTCCCGGCTTTTTGACAAAGGGGAGCAACCCTGTCGGCCCGTTCGGGGTGATGGGAGAATTCATGCAGCCCCAGGGCCACATGCAGATGATCATGAATACGATTGATTTCGGCCTTCATCCGCAGGCCGCCCTGGATGCACCGAGGTGGCAGTGGAAGCGGGATACCCTGATTACGGTGGAGCCCGACTTCTCCAGGGCAGCCGCTCAGGCGCTGAGCCGGAAGGGCCACACGATAAAAATAGAAACAGAGTCCTCGAGCTTTGGCCGCGGACAGATTATATGGAGAGACCCGGAAACCGGAGTGCTCTGCGGGGGCAGCGAATCCCGCACAGACGGCAATGTAGCTGCCTGGTAA
- a CDS encoding AI-2E family transporter: protein MYQYKWFRVSLGILVVLAIAFMARQVDYIFQPLFVLVGTLAAPVIISGILSYLFRPFVVLLSKYIPRSLSILLLYGVLAGIITLIVNLVGPIIASQFNQLINQIPRYFEQVQSFIMNNQNHPAIQPIMQGNNISMDSIGSQLQNSASTITDSLVSTLVSIGSAVFSFFVILFVIPFVLFYILREGHKLPGFMLKFVDREHRPEVHKILQDMDRALANYIQGQITVSFIVGILSMILFWIIGLDYVLILGIICMLTNLVPFVGPFIGTIPAVIVALFDAPITALFVIIGVIVIQQLESNLISPQVMGRVLQVHPVTVIFVLLFASGMFGLLGLILAIPAYALIKVVVTNLYRIWQVNRRGNKHRREEII, encoded by the coding sequence ATGTATCAATACAAATGGTTTCGTGTTTCTTTAGGTATTTTAGTCGTTTTAGCCATTGCCTTTATGGCCCGTCAGGTGGATTACATTTTCCAGCCATTATTCGTATTAGTAGGAACACTTGCCGCTCCCGTTATCATTTCGGGCATTTTAAGCTATCTGTTCCGCCCGTTTGTGGTTTTGCTCTCCAAGTACATACCCCGTTCCCTGTCTATTCTACTGTTGTACGGCGTGCTTGCTGGTATCATAACTTTGATTGTAAATCTGGTCGGCCCGATTATTGCCAGCCAGTTTAATCAGCTGATCAACCAGATTCCAAGGTACTTTGAACAGGTACAGTCCTTTATCATGAACAACCAGAACCATCCGGCGATACAGCCAATTATGCAGGGAAATAATATTTCCATGGATTCCATCGGCTCCCAGCTCCAGAATTCAGCGAGTACGATTACGGATTCTCTTGTTTCCACACTTGTTTCAATCGGAAGCGCCGTTTTCAGTTTCTTTGTTATCCTGTTTGTTATTCCGTTTGTCCTTTTCTATATTCTGCGCGAAGGTCACAAGCTGCCAGGCTTTATGCTGAAATTTGTGGACCGTGAGCACCGTCCGGAGGTTCATAAAATCCTTCAGGACATGGACCGCGCACTTGCTAACTATATCCAGGGACAAATTACCGTCAGCTTTATCGTAGGTATTCTGTCCATGATCCTTTTTTGGATTATCGGTCTCGACTATGTGCTCATTCTCGGTATTATCTGCATGCTGACGAATCTCGTTCCGTTCGTTGGTCCGTTTATCGGTACCATACCAGCTGTTATAGTAGCTTTATTCGATGCTCCAATTACTGCCCTGTTTGTTATTATTGGTGTAATAGTCATCCAACAGCTCGAATCCAACCTGATCTCGCCGCAGGTTATGGGACGGGTACTGCAGGTACACCCCGTCACCGTCATTTTCGTCCTGCTTTTTGCAAGCGGCATGTTCGGGCTGCTCGGGTTGATTCTCGCAATACCGGCGTACGCCCTTATAAAAGTAGTCGTCACCAATCTGTACCGTATTTGGCAGGTCAACCGCCGCGGGAACAAACACCGCCGCGAAGAAATTATTTAA
- a CDS encoding chromate transporter has protein sequence MIYLEVFMAFFIPGILGYGGGPASIPLIQHEVVNRYEWMSVSEFSEVLAISNALPGPIATKMAGYIGYEVAGWPGLAAGLFATVAPSLILMIVLMGFLYKYRNSPKVKRLTAYVRPVIGVLLGILTLQFFTSAWEGAGGWQTAGMLVASYLLLEKTKLHPALVIVLAIIYGILFLG, from the coding sequence GTGATTTACTTAGAGGTTTTTATGGCATTTTTTATCCCGGGGATTCTCGGTTATGGCGGCGGGCCGGCGTCTATTCCGCTTATTCAGCACGAAGTTGTGAACCGGTACGAATGGATGAGCGTGAGTGAATTCAGTGAAGTGCTGGCCATCAGCAACGCCCTGCCGGGGCCGATTGCCACAAAAATGGCCGGCTACATCGGGTATGAAGTTGCCGGCTGGCCGGGGCTTGCTGCCGGTCTGTTTGCGACCGTTGCCCCGTCGTTAATTTTAATGATTGTCCTTATGGGCTTTTTATACAAATACCGGAACTCTCCGAAGGTAAAACGACTTACGGCTTACGTACGTCCGGTCATCGGGGTGCTGCTCGGCATTTTAACGCTGCAGTTTTTCACCAGTGCCTGGGAGGGCGCGGGCGGCTGGCAGACAGCCGGCATGCTGGTGGCAAGCTATCTGCTGCTTGAAAAAACAAAACTGCATCCGGCCCTGGTTATTGTGCTTGCTATCATTTACGGCATTTTGTTTTTAGGATGA
- a CDS encoding sn-glycerol-3-phosphate ABC transporter ATP-binding protein UgpC: MAGIRMNHITKTYDGDVTAVDDFNLDVEDKEFIVFVGPSGCGKSTTLRMIAGLEDITGGDLYIGDERVNDVSPKDRDIAMVFQNYALYPHMNVYNNMAFGLKLRKFKKDDIDQRVKNAADILGLTDYLDRKPKALSGGQRQRVALGRAIVRDPKVFLMDEPLSNLDAKLRVQMRTEIIKLHRRLNSTTVYVTHDQTEAMTMATRIVIMKDGVVQQVGSPKEVYDHPANVFVGGFIGSPAMNFLEGQINGTTLELGEHKLEIPESKMQILRNQGFENEKITFGIRPEDIHHVMSGTTSSKNKLNLDIEVSEMNGAESILYTSVNGKQVIARVDANSSIHAGDKLDLFFNMDRCHFFNPDTEEVLTKELTDFAATQ; the protein is encoded by the coding sequence ATGGCTGGTATCCGCATGAATCACATTACAAAAACATACGATGGTGACGTTACTGCAGTAGATGACTTTAATCTTGATGTTGAGGATAAGGAATTTATCGTTTTCGTCGGTCCTTCCGGTTGCGGGAAATCGACTACCCTCCGCATGATTGCCGGCCTCGAGGATATTACGGGCGGCGATTTATACATCGGGGATGAGCGCGTCAACGACGTTTCTCCAAAAGACCGCGATATCGCGATGGTGTTCCAGAACTACGCCCTGTACCCGCACATGAACGTATACAACAATATGGCTTTTGGCTTGAAGCTCCGTAAGTTCAAAAAAGATGACATTGATCAGCGTGTGAAAAACGCAGCCGATATTCTCGGGCTGACAGACTATCTTGACCGTAAACCAAAAGCCCTCTCCGGTGGTCAGCGTCAGCGTGTTGCTCTTGGCCGTGCCATTGTGCGTGACCCGAAAGTATTCCTGATGGATGAGCCGCTTTCCAACCTGGATGCGAAGCTCCGTGTGCAGATGCGTACAGAAATCATTAAGCTTCACCGCCGCTTAAACAGTACGACAGTTTATGTAACGCACGACCAGACAGAGGCTATGACCATGGCGACCCGTATCGTTATTATGAAGGACGGCGTCGTGCAGCAGGTCGGCTCTCCTAAAGAAGTATACGACCACCCTGCGAACGTTTTTGTAGGCGGTTTCATTGGATCTCCGGCGATGAACTTCCTGGAAGGTCAAATTAACGGCACCACCCTTGAACTCGGTGAACACAAGCTCGAAATTCCGGAGAGCAAAATGCAGATTCTCCGTAACCAGGGCTTTGAAAATGAAAAAATAACCTTCGGCATTCGTCCGGAAGATATTCACCACGTGATGAGTGGAACCACTTCATCGAAAAACAAACTGAACCTCGATATTGAAGTATCTGAAATGAACGGGGCTGAATCGATTCTTTACACAAGCGTCAACGGCAAGCAGGTCATCGCCCGGGTAGATGCGAACAGCAGCATCCATGCCGGTGATAAACTTGATCTTTTCTTCAACATGGACCGCTGCCACTTCTTTAATCCGGATACTGAAGAAGTGCTTACGAAGGAATTAACAGATTTTGCTGCCACCCAGTAA
- a CDS encoding small multi-drug export protein: MEYISMASLAWFMGFFPLFEIYIAVPVAMGAGFDPVSAVLWAAVGNFMAVPTVTLFYRQLERISFFSNWMEKLAANRFRNKIEQYGGWVILLLTPIAGVWAISVIAKAIGMSKRTLFLSTGTSILIYGIAIAGSIQLGLGWF; encoded by the coding sequence ATGGAATACATTTCGATGGCTTCGCTGGCTTGGTTTATGGGATTTTTCCCACTATTTGAAATTTATATTGCAGTACCTGTAGCGATGGGAGCGGGATTTGATCCTGTATCAGCTGTTTTGTGGGCAGCTGTAGGAAACTTCATGGCGGTACCGACCGTGACACTTTTTTACCGCCAGCTCGAGAGAATCAGCTTCTTCTCCAACTGGATGGAAAAACTGGCTGCCAACCGGTTCCGTAATAAAATTGAGCAGTACGGAGGCTGGGTTATCCTGCTGCTTACGCCGATTGCGGGTGTCTGGGCCATATCCGTGATTGCCAAAGCCATCGGTATGTCAAAGCGGACATTATTTCTCTCCACCGGTACGAGTATTCTAATTTACGGTATTGCCATTGCCGGGTCGATACAGCTTGGACTCGGCTGGTTTTAA